A single region of the Rhizobium sp. NLR16a genome encodes:
- a CDS encoding ABC transporter ATP-binding protein: MTDKPAIELVGIDKKFGAVHANKDINLTVAKGTIHGIIGENGAGKSTLMSIIYGFYHADSGEIRVNGNPVTIRDSQAAIAAGIGMVHQHFMLVDNFTVLENIMLGAEGGSLLARGVASARAELKRLETEYGLEVDPDALIEELPVGLQQRVEILKAMYRGAEILILDEPTGVLTPAEADHLFRILKVLRDQGKTIILITHKLREIMAITDTVSVMRRGEMVATRKTAETTVEELAELMVGRRVLLRVQKGEANPGAAVLSVRNLTVKDNRGVTMVDNVSFDVRAGEIVGIAGVAGNGQSELLEAIAGIRKPVSGEILLDGQTIDKADPACLRDLGLAHIPEDRHHMGLVLKFEEYENSVLGYHRRPDYSKGPLLDLEAIRKDAMEKIEKYDIRPPNPRLKTANFSGGNQQKIVVAREIERDPKMLIIGQPTRGVDIGAIEFIHRRIIEMRDAGKAILLVSVELDEIRALSDRILVMFAGQVVGEKTPDAGEQTLGLMMAGIAA; the protein is encoded by the coding sequence GTGACAGATAAGCCCGCTATCGAGCTTGTCGGCATCGATAAGAAATTCGGTGCCGTCCATGCCAACAAGGACATCAACCTCACCGTTGCCAAGGGGACGATCCACGGCATCATCGGTGAAAACGGCGCCGGCAAATCGACGCTGATGTCGATCATCTACGGTTTCTATCATGCCGACAGCGGCGAGATCCGCGTCAACGGCAATCCGGTCACCATCCGTGACAGCCAGGCGGCCATCGCCGCCGGCATCGGCATGGTGCACCAGCATTTCATGCTGGTCGACAATTTCACCGTGCTCGAGAACATCATGCTCGGCGCCGAAGGCGGCTCGCTGCTGGCCAGGGGCGTCGCATCGGCCCGCGCCGAGCTCAAGCGGCTGGAAACCGAATACGGCCTCGAGGTCGATCCGGACGCACTGATCGAAGAGCTGCCGGTCGGCTTGCAGCAGCGCGTCGAAATCCTGAAAGCCATGTATCGCGGCGCCGAGATCCTGATCCTCGACGAACCCACAGGTGTGCTGACGCCAGCTGAAGCGGACCACCTCTTCCGCATCCTCAAGGTGCTGCGCGACCAGGGCAAGACGATCATCCTCATCACCCACAAACTTCGCGAGATCATGGCGATCACCGATACGGTCTCCGTCATGCGCCGCGGCGAGATGGTCGCCACCCGCAAGACGGCGGAAACGACGGTGGAGGAGCTTGCCGAGCTGATGGTCGGCCGTCGCGTGCTGCTGCGCGTGCAGAAGGGCGAAGCCAATCCGGGCGCCGCCGTGCTCTCCGTCCGCAACCTGACGGTCAAGGACAATCGCGGCGTCACCATGGTCGACAACGTCTCCTTCGACGTGCGCGCCGGCGAGATCGTCGGCATTGCCGGTGTTGCCGGCAACGGCCAGTCGGAATTGCTGGAGGCGATTGCCGGAATCCGCAAGCCTGTCTCCGGCGAAATCCTTCTCGATGGCCAGACGATCGACAAGGCCGACCCCGCCTGCCTGCGCGATCTCGGCCTCGCCCACATTCCCGAGGACCGGCACCATATGGGACTGGTGCTGAAGTTCGAGGAATATGAAAACTCCGTCCTCGGCTATCACCGCCGTCCGGACTACAGCAAAGGGCCGCTGCTCGATCTCGAAGCGATCCGCAAGGATGCGATGGAGAAGATCGAAAAATACGATATCCGTCCGCCGAACCCGCGGCTGAAGACGGCGAATTTCTCCGGCGGCAATCAGCAGAAGATCGTCGTCGCCCGCGAAATCGAACGCGATCCGAAGATGCTGATCATCGGTCAGCCGACCCGCGGCGTCGATATCGGCGCCATCGAATTCATTCACCGCCGGATCATCGAAATGCGCGATGCGGGCAAGGCGATCCTGCTCGTCTCCGTCGAACTCGATGAGATCCGCGCCCTTTCAGACCGTATCCTTGTCATGTTCGCCGGCCAGGTCGTCGGCGAGAAGACGCCCGATGCCGGTGAACAGACCCTCGGCCTGATGATGGCCGGCATTGCCGCGTGA
- a CDS encoding ABC transporter permease, producing MSTASVPLPNWINYGLIPLLNLVVAFLISGFVVWLIGESPLAALSLLIEGAFGSGEGIGFTLYYATSFIFTGLSVAVAIHAGLFNIGSEGQAYIGGLGCALVALALDHYVPWYVTMPIAIVGAGIFGAAWAFIPAFLQAKRGSHIVITTIMFNYIAAALMVYLLVHVLIVPGKMAPETRTFLEGGQLPKLGWLMSIFGAKLGAAPFNVSFIIALLAAWFVWILIWRTKLGFEMRTLGVSSTAAAYAGIPYARIVIIAMLISGALAGMMALNPVMGSSARLQVEFVGGAGFVGIAVSLMGRNHPLGIIFSAILFGTLYQGGDWISFEMPNITREMILVIQGLVILFAGALEYMFRPAMVHIYQQLKRA from the coding sequence ATGAGCACTGCTTCCGTTCCGCTACCAAACTGGATTAATTACGGTCTCATCCCGCTTTTAAACCTCGTCGTCGCCTTCCTGATCTCGGGTTTCGTCGTCTGGCTGATCGGCGAAAGCCCGCTCGCCGCGCTCTCGCTGCTGATCGAGGGCGCCTTCGGCAGCGGCGAAGGCATCGGCTTCACGCTCTACTATGCAACGAGTTTCATCTTCACCGGCCTTTCCGTGGCCGTCGCCATCCATGCCGGTCTCTTTAACATCGGCTCTGAAGGCCAGGCCTATATTGGCGGGCTCGGCTGTGCGCTGGTAGCGCTTGCGCTCGACCATTACGTGCCCTGGTATGTGACGATGCCGATTGCCATTGTCGGCGCCGGGATCTTCGGTGCGGCTTGGGCCTTCATTCCCGCTTTCCTGCAGGCCAAACGCGGCAGCCATATCGTTATCACGACGATCATGTTCAACTACATCGCAGCCGCCCTGATGGTCTATCTGCTGGTGCACGTGCTGATCGTGCCGGGCAAGATGGCGCCGGAAACCCGCACCTTCCTCGAAGGTGGGCAGCTTCCGAAGCTTGGCTGGCTCATGAGCATCTTCGGTGCCAAATTGGGTGCAGCACCCTTCAACGTCTCCTTCATCATCGCCCTTCTTGCCGCCTGGTTTGTCTGGATCCTCATCTGGCGCACCAAGCTGGGCTTTGAGATGCGTACACTCGGCGTGAGCTCGACCGCGGCTGCCTATGCCGGCATACCCTATGCGCGCATCGTTATCATCGCGATGCTGATTTCGGGCGCGCTCGCCGGCATGATGGCGCTCAATCCCGTCATGGGATCGTCCGCCCGTCTGCAGGTCGAGTTCGTTGGTGGCGCCGGCTTCGTCGGCATTGCAGTGTCGCTGATGGGCCGCAACCATCCGCTCGGCATCATCTTTTCCGCAATCCTTTTCGGCACCCTTTACCAGGGCGGCGACTGGATCTCTTTCGAGATGCCGAATATCACCCGCGAAATGATCCTGGTCATCCAGGGACTGGTGATCCTCTTTGCCGGTGCGCTGGAATACATGTTCCGGCCGGCAATGGTGCACATCTACCAGCAATTGAAGCGAGCCTGA